A stretch of the Aegilops tauschii subsp. strangulata cultivar AL8/78 chromosome 4, Aet v6.0, whole genome shotgun sequence genome encodes the following:
- the LOC109787591 gene encoding THO complex subunit 1 → MAEPSPPPPPSNSGLRILLAKDRAPTSSPSAPAAVSSHADRDRIIGVFRTALSRNEAPEAFALQAVQEAIKPQKQTVLVLEENQTLENALRRLLQELVSSAVQSGKGIMQYGNSLDSGESNCLITRLLDIMLYLCERGHVEGGMVFQLLEDLTDMSTIKDCKDVFGYIESKQDVLGKQELFGRGKLVMLRTCNQLLRRLSKSNDVVFCGRIIMFLAHFFPLSERSALNIKGVFNTSNETKYEKDATDGISVDFNFYQTLWSLQEHFRNPALTTTNPTKWQKFASNLTVVLSTFEAQPLSDADGKHNNLEQEEDAAFNIKYLTSSKLMGLELKDASFRRHILVQCLIFFDYLKAPGKSDKEGPSESMKEEIKSCEERVKNLLEMIPPKGKEFLQSIEHILEREKNWVWWKRDGCPAFEKQPFEKKSGQAGARKRKPRWRLGNKELAQLWKWAELNPDALTDSDRVRMPSVTEYWKPLAEDMDTSAGIEEEYHHKNNRVYCWKGLRFQARQDLEGFSRFCDYGIEGVVPPELLPPDVRAKFNSKPSEKAKRPKREDARGTSAHPKEPQVAAATPETDGGGSGGDQEEGAVPMDSDNGAGEDGQKRSPGEVSGPESGQCEAEDDGEDNTKSAHSRDRR, encoded by the exons ATGGCGgagccctcgccgccgccgccgccgtccaacTCCGGCCTCCGGATCCTCCTCGCCAAGGACCGCGCGCCCACTTCCTCCCCCTCCGCGCCCGCCGCCGTCTCCAGCCACGCCGACCGCGACCGCATCATC GGAGTGTTCCGGACCGCGCTGTCCAGGAACGAGGCCCCCGAAGCTTTCGCCCTCCAGGCAGTTCAGGAAGCGATTAAGCCTCAG AAGCAAACGGTGCTGGTGCTAGAGGAGAACCAGACCTTGGAGAATGCTCTTCGAAGGCTGCTGCAGGAACTCGTA TCATCTGCAGTTCAATCGGGTAAAGGAATTATGCAGTATGGAAACTCATTGGATAGCGGGGAAAGTAATTGCCTGATAACACGCCTTCTTG ATATCATGCTTTACCTTTGTGAAAGAGGGCATGTTGAGGGTGGCATGGTATTCCAGTTATTGGAAGATCTGACGGATATGTCAACTATCAAAGACTGCAAAGATGTCTTTGGGTATATTGAGAGCAAGCAGGATGTCTTGGGGAAG CAAGAGCTATTTGGGCGTGGCAAGTTGGTTATGCTGAGGACTTGCAACCAACTACTTCGAAGACTTTCAAAG TCGAATGATGTGGTGTTCTGCGGACGCATTATCATGTTCCTGGCACATTTCTTCCCGTTGTCAGAGCGTTCAG CTCTCAATATCAAGGGAGTTTTCAACACATCAAATGAAACTAAGTATGAGAAAGATGCCACTGACG GAATTTCTGTTGATTTCAACTTCTACCAGACCCTGTGGAGTCTGCAG GAGCATTTCAGGAACCCAGCTTTGACTACTACGAATCCAACAAAATGGCAAAAGTTTGCGTCTAATTTAACG GTCGTGTTGAGCACATTTGAAGCTCAGCCTCTCAGCGATGCTGACGGAAAACATAATAATCTTGAGCAGGAGGAAGATGCGGCCTTTAATATTAAGTACCTTACTAGCAGTAAATTGATGGGGTTGGAG TTGAAAGACGCAAGTTTTCGACGCCACATCCTTGTCCAATGCCTTATATTTTTCGACTATCTCAAG GCACCTGGAAAGAGTGACAAAGAAGGTCCATCCGAGAGCATG AAAGAGGAAATCAAATCCTGTGAAGAGCGTGTCAAGAATCTTCTGGAGATGATTCCACCGAAAGGGAAGGAGTTCCTACAAAGCATCGAGCATATTCTTGAGCGGGAGAAGAACTGG GTTTGGTGGAAGAGAGATGGATGTCCAGCATTTGAAAAACAACCTTTTGAAAAGAAGTCAGGGCAAGCTGGAGCCAGAAAACG TAAGCCAAGGTGGAGATTGGGAAACAAGGAACTTGCTCAACTGTGGAAATGGGCAGAATTAAACCCT GATGCTTTGACTGATTCTGACCGAGTCCGCATGCCATCAGTTACAGAATATTGGAAACCACTTGCAGAAGAT ATGGACACATCTGCTGGAATTGAGGAGGAGTATCACCACAAAAATAATCGT GTTTATTGCTGGAAAGGTTTACGGTTTCAAGCCAGACAAGATTTGGAAGGATTTTCTCGA TTTTGTGACTACGGGATCGAAGGGGTTGTACCTCCCGAGCTCCTGCCACCCGACGTCCGCGCCAAATTCAATTCAAAGCCCAGCGAGAAGGCCAAACGGCCTAAACGGGAAGACGCAAGAGGCACGTCAGCCCACCCCAAGGAGCCACAG GTTGCCGCGGCCACGCCCGAGACggacggcggcggcagcgggggcGACCAGGAGGAAGGCGCGGTGCCGATGGACTCGGACAATGGCGCGGGGGAGGACGGCCAGAAGCGGAGCCCTGGTGAGGTCTCCGGGCCCGAGTCAGGGCAGTGCGAGGCCGAAGATGACGGTGAAGATAACACGAAAAGCGCGCATAGTAGAGATCGTCGGTAG